The Brassica napus mitochondrion, complete genome genome includes a region encoding these proteins:
- the orf25 gene encoding hypothetical protein: MRLSSTNMDARKMLFAAILSICALSSKKILIYNEEMIVALCFIGFIIFSRKSLGTTFKATLDGRIQAIQEELQQFPNPNEVVLLESNEQQRLLRISLRICGTVVESLPMARCAPKCEKTVQALLCRNLNVKLATLTNAISSRRIRFQDDLVTKFYTLVGNQFAYSSISKAERVEFIRESLVVLRMVRGGGFS, encoded by the coding sequence ATGAGATTGAGTTCGACGAATATGGATGCTAGAAAGATGTTATTTGCTGCTATTCTATCTATTTGTGCATTAAGTTCGAAGAAGATCTCAATCTATAATGAAGAAATGATAGTAGCTCTTTGTTTTATAGGCTTTATCATATTCAGTCGTAAGAGTTTAGGTACGACTTTCAAAGCGACTCTCGACGGGAGAATCCAGGCTATTCAGGAAGAATCGCAGCAATTCCCCAATCCTAACGAAGTAGTTCCTCCGGAATCCAATGAACAACAACGATTACTTAGGATCAGCTTGCGAATTTGTGGCACCGTAGTAGAATCATTACCAATGGCACGCTGTGCGCCTAAGTGCGAAAAGACAGTGCAAGCTTTGTTATGCCGAAACCTAAATGTTAAGTCAGCAACACTTACAAATGCCACTTCTTCCCGTCGCATCCGTTTTCAGGACGATCTAGTCACAAAGTTTTACACCTTAGTGGGTAATCAATTTGCCTACTCTTCTATCTCGAAAGCAGAAAGAGTAGAATTCATTCGAGAGAGCTTGGTGGTCTTAAGAATGGTTCGGGGGGGGGGTTTCTCTTAA
- the nad4L gene encoding NADH dehydrogenase subunit 4L, with the protein MDLIKYFTFSMIIFILGIWGILLNRRNILIMLMSIELMLLAVNLNFLVFSVSLDDMMGQVFASLVPTVAAAESAIGLAIFVITFRVRGTIAVEFINSIQG; encoded by the coding sequence ATGGATCCTATCAAATATTTCACATTTTCTATGATTATTTCTATTTTAGGTATTCGGGGAATCCTCCTTAATAGACGAAATATTCCTATTATGTCAATGCCAATTGAATCAATGTTATTAGCTGTGAATTCGAACTTTTTGGTATTTTCCGTTTCTTCGGATGATATGATGGGTCAAGTATTTGCTTCATTGGTTCCAACGGTGGCAGCTGCGGAATCCGCTATTGGGTTAGCCATTTTCGTTATAACTTTCCGAGTCCGAGGGACTATTGCTGTAGAATTTATTAATAGCATTCAAGGTTAA
- the orf101b gene encoding hypothetical protein, whose protein sequence is MRPFGEAKFLSGHQTLQLMRKKALWGKGKSVYVVTLPAFQRCLEDGPDAAERQPGSRFPTGRGTGDGHLKAHHDLQVRPARPGKATRLGVRGSIVPAAPRT, encoded by the coding sequence ATGAGGCCTTTTGGCGAAGCCAAGTTTCTTTCGGGCCACCAAACCCTGCAACTGATGAGAAAGAAGGCCCTATGGGGTAAAGGGAAAAGCGTGTACGTTGTCACACTCCCTGCCTTCCAAAGGTGCCTAGAGGACGGGCCAGACGCAGCAGAGCGACAACCCGGGAGCAGATTCCCCACCGGCAGGGGGACAGGAGACGGCCATCTCAAGGCACATCACGACCTACAGGTAAGACCGGCGAGACCAGGGAAGGCAACCCGATTGGGAGTCAGAGGATCCATAGTACCTGCAGCCCCACGGACTTAA
- the orf222 gene encoding hypothetical protein, translating to MPQLDKFTYFSQFFWLCLFFFTFYIFICNDGDGVLGISRILKLRNQLLSHWGKTIQSKLKLGGKDRTSKFGVLAFATRYFLMFVVPKMRLAIYLIYGLNFIFGIKWGLLGNEIFQFGVGPDGVAPPALDLNERPPLHLLYADVESSDSQQARNADMLAHISRVQEITRDLEGEHDIARRQALVDIMKWEVRSLDHHFRVFRYLDRLRDSKRAKVNEILDLFR from the coding sequence ATGCCTCAACTGGATAAATTCACTTATTTTTCACAATTCTTCTGGTTATGCCTTTTCTTCTTTACTTTCTATATTTTCATATGCAATGATGGAGATGGAGTACTTGGGATCAGCAGAATTCTAAAACTACGGAACCAACTGCTTTCACACTGGGGTAAGACCATCCAGAGCAAGCTAAAGCTTGGTGGAAAAGATCGTACAAGTAAGTTCGGGGTCTTAGCGTTCGCCACGCGCTATTTCCTCATGTTCGTGGTCCCAAAAATGCGGCTAGCTATATATCTAATATATGGTTTGAATTTTATTTTTGGGATTAAATGGGGGTTGCTAGGAAATGAGATATTTCAGTTCGGCGTCGGACCAGATGGCGTCGCGCCCCCAGCTCTAGATCTCAACGAGCGCCCGCCACTGCATCTTTTGTACGCGGATGTTGAGAGTTCCGACTCTCAACAAGCGCGGAATGCTGATATGCTAGCGCATATTAGCCGAGTGCAAGAGATAACCCGTGACCTAGAGGGTGAGCATGATATCGCGCGGCGTCAAGCCCTCGTCGATATCATGAAGTGGGAGGTCAGGAGCTTGGATCACCACTTCCGGGTCTTTCGGTACCTAGACCGTCTGCGAGATTCGAAGAGAGCCAAGGTGAACGAAATACTCGATCTATTTCGATGA
- the orf188 gene encoding hypothetical protein has translation MFPNTSLDAITEHPLYCSGTVALKEELVDNPIIMGSLTRLNHFLINMRWDFQKGVIQSEYILNLQRELDHTPAELLSDKLNFIYFRESLNLWTRVNEWYLQNLGVPGPANFLQEYEEKCYSNYVKVMEIPTPLEEWNFKFLFSILAIGIFCLFLFCWMKPYLPTSLEQQSSLLMRTKVFPQHSDRSLI, from the coding sequence ATGTTTCCTAATACGTCATTAGACGCCATAACGGAACACCCTTTATACTGTTCAGGTACAGTCGCTCTAAAAGAGGAATTAGTGGATAATCCCATTATTATGGGGAGTTTAACCCGGTTGAATCACTTCTTAATTAACATGCGCTGGGATTTTCAAAAGGGAGTTATTCAGTCCGAATATATTCTAAACCTTCAGCGAGAATTGGACCACACTCCTGCAGAACTCCTCAGCGATAAGCTGAACTTTATTTATTTTCGGGAATCCCTCAATTTATGGACTAGAGTGAATGAGTGGTATCTGCAGAATTTAGGCGTTCCTGGCCCTGCTAATTTTCTTCAAGAATATGAAGAAAAATGTTATTCGAACTATGTTAAAGTTATGGAAATTCCCACACCGCTGGAAGAATGGAATTTTAAATTTTTATTTAGTATTCTAGCTATCGGTATTTTCTGCCTATTCCTATTCTGTTGGATGAAACCTTACTTGCCTACCAGTCTTGAGCAGCAATCATCTTTGCTTATGCGGACGAAAGTCTTTCCACAGCACTCCGACAGAAGTCTCATATGA
- the rps7 gene encoding ribosomal protein S7 — MGGLDGEQKLLIKKLVNFRMKEGKRTRVRAIVYQTFHRPARTERDVIKLMVDAVENIKPICEVAKVGVAGTIYDVPGIVARDRQQTLAIRWILEAAFKRRISYRISLEKCLFAEILDAYQKRGSARRKRENLHGLASTNRSFAHFRWW, encoded by the coding sequence ATGGGGGGCTTGGATGGTGAGCAAAAACTATTGATCAAGAAGTTGGTCAATTTTCGCATGAAAGAAGGTAAAAGAACGAGAGTTCGTGCTATTGTTTATCAAACTTTTCATCGCCCAGCTCGAACTGAACGCGATGTAATCAAACTTATGGTTGACGCCGTAGAGAATATAAAGCCCATATGCGAAGTAGCAAAAGTAGGAGTAGCGGGTACTATTTATGATGTCCCTGGGATTGTAGCCAGGGATCGTCAACAAACCTTAGCTATTCGTTGGATCCTTGAAGCAGCTTTCAAACGACGTATAAGCTACAGGATAAGCTTAGAGAAATGTTCATTTGCTGAGATACTGGATGCTTACCAAAAGAGGGGAAGTGCACGTAGGAAAAGGGAGAATCTTCATGGACTGGCTTCCACCAATCGAAGTTTCGCGCATTTCAGATGGTGGTAA
- the orf119 gene encoding hypothetical protein, with protein sequence MFGGAEKTSPRTFNQTQPFDRLVGSRHSFSFDLKSATDRWPLVFLFEVVQYLFDRYFASSVVNSAFACNIFEVPFVKLKRRFSQVCFVAGQPLGISRFLAYFRAITPYISVVVCETGAS encoded by the coding sequence ATGTTTGGGGGGGCGGAGAAGACGTCTCCCCGGACTTTTAACCAAACACAGCCTTTTGATCGACTGGTTGGCAGTAGGCACTCTTTCTCCTTTGACTTAAAGTCGGCCACTGATCGTTGGCCTTTAGTCTTTCTGTTTGAGGTGGTGCAGTACCTATTTGACCGCTACTTTGCCTCAAGTGTGGTTAATTCTGCATTTGCATGCAATATCTTTGAGGTGCCTTTTGTTAAACTTAAACGAAGGTTCTCTCAAGTATGCTTTGTGGCAGGGCAGCCATTGGGGATATCACGGTTCTTGGCCTACTTTCGCGCTATCACACCATATATTAGTGTGGTGGTGTGCGAAACAGGTGCATCCTGA
- the orf125 gene encoding hypothetical protein, whose protein sequence is MNHSSFDWIIPIGLSAIASNVPAPPNSRSHVRRGISYLTKKVRSDLTLGRGISYSEREATISYSATSHPTGWHFSFLALSFLSLSVVDGLKGFAYALALSFTFLTFLVPTNTNEFGRESSSIRRW, encoded by the coding sequence ATGAATCATTCTTCCTTCGATTGGATAATTCCCATTGGATTGTCAGCTATTGCATCAAATGTTCCAGCTCCGCCCAATTCTCGAAGTCATGTTAGGAGAGGTATTTCTTACTTGACTAAAAAGGTACGGAGTGACTTGACCCTTGGGAGAGGTATTTCTTACTCGGAGAGGGAGGCCACTATCAGCTACTCTGCAACTTCTCATCCCACGGGTTGGCATTTCTCTTTTCTTGCTCTTTCTTTTCTTTCTCTTTCGGTAGTGGACGGGCTAAAGGGATTTGCTTACGCGCTAGCGCTTTCGTTCACTTTTCTCACATTTCTAGTACCAACTAATACTAATGAATTCGGGCGAGAGTCTTCAAGTATAAGGAGATGGTAA
- the orf161 gene encoding hypothetical protein, whose amino-acid sequence MQNSPYINITKPIYEWILPFFSSAIFHGVAEARKSANAIRRITSDQGVDLFRTSDIQEEAIRYFSNLFQFSPVNHTRASISSLRSFIDFRCSNEMQANLLQQVTTEEIPNCLFSMPLDKSPGSDGFPADFYRLTWDIVGPDFVVQTKRKNANQILVIKGPI is encoded by the coding sequence ATGCAAAATAGCCCTTATATAAATATAACCAAGCCGATCTACGAGTGGATATTGCCTTTTTTTTCATCGGCGATCTTTCATGGAGTTGCCGAAGCCAGAAAATCTGCTAATGCAATCCGCAGAATTACATCAGATCAAGGTGTGGATCTATTTCGAACAAGTGATATCCAAGAAGAAGCCATTCGTTACTTCTCCAACCTGTTTCAGTTTTCACCGGTGAACCACACTCGAGCCTCTATCTCATCCCTTCGCTCTTTTATCGACTTCAGATGCTCCAACGAGATGCAAGCGAATCTTCTGCAACAGGTTACTACGGAGGAGATTCCAAATTGTCTTTTCAGCATGCCGCTCGACAAATCCCCTGGCTCGGATGGTTTTCCAGCTGACTTTTACAGATTAACTTGGGATATTGTTGGCCCGGACTTTGTTGTTCAAACTAAAAGAAAGAACGCTAATCAAATTCTTGTTATTAAAGGTCCGATCTGA
- the orf159 gene encoding hypothetical protein, whose protein sequence is MVASDSRPMRLRLRAELFLASFAVREESIRSEEGGGAYISKYIKGILKSRLSRREQSRWNIIDDTTSMAFFEEFSSLNPVFHTFLFYGRLPSPFSRVRNTSPHLSIHKKALPRGERKLQDEYALDSRIHSRPDPLWNFRNLQKHSRKGLVMIFSKITRC, encoded by the coding sequence ATGGTAGCTTCTGATTCACGGCCAATGAGACTCCGCTTGCGAGCTGAACTCTTTTTGGCATCATTCGCAGTGAGAGAAGAGAGCATACGCAGTGAAGAAGGGGGTGGAGCTTATATTTCAAAGTATATTAAAGGTATTCTAAAATCAAGATTATCCCGACGTGAGCAGTCACGCTGGAATATAATAGATGATACAACTTCTATGGCTTTCTTTGAAGAATTTTCGTCTCTTAATCCAGTTTTTCATACTTTCTTATTTTACGGGAGGCTACCCTCTCCTTTTAGTCGAGTAAGAAATACCTCTCCTCATCTCTCTATCCATAAAAAAGCCCTTCCCAGAGGAGAGCGGAAGCTCCAGGATGAGTATGCCCTGGATTCCCGGATTCATTCTCGTCCTGATCCACTCTGGAATTTTCGGAATCTACAAAAACATTCTAGGAAAGGGCTCGTAATGATCTTCTCAAAGATCACAAGGTGCTGA
- the matR gene encoding maturase-related protein (start codon not determined): RKKEGLKFRPLTVVLPIEKIMKEAIRMVLESIYDPEFPDTSHFRSGQGCHSVLRRIKEEWGISRWFLEFDIRKCFHTIDRHRLIQILKEEIDDPKFFYSIHKVFSAGRLVGVERGPYSVPHSVLLSALLGNIYLHKLDQEIGRIRQKYEIPIVQRVRLVLLRTGRRIDDQENPGEEASFNAPQDNRAIIVGSVKSMQRKAAFHSLVSSWHTPPTSTLRLRGDQKRPFVFPPSSALAVFLNKPSSLLCAAFLIEAAGLTPKAEFYGGERCNNNWAMRDLLKYCKRKGLLIELGGEAILVIRSERGLARKQAPLKTHYLIRICYARYADDLLLGIVGAVELLIEIQKRIAHFLQSGLNLWVGSAGSTTIAARSTVEFLGTVIREVPPRTTPIQFLRELEKRLRVKHRIHITACHLRSAIHSKFRNLGDSIPIKQLTKGMSKTGSLQDGVQLAETLGTAGVRSPQVSVLWGTVKHIRQGVPRGISFLHSSGRSNASSDVQQVVSRSGTHARKLSLYTPPGRKAAGEGGGHWAGSISSEFPVKIEAPIKKILRRLRDRGIISRRRPWPIHVACLTNVSDEDIVNWFAGIAISLLSYYRCCDNLYQVRTIVDYQIRWSAIFTLAHKHKSSARNIILKYSKDLNIVNQEGGKILAEFPNSIELGKLGPGQDLNKKEHSTTSLV; this comes from the coding sequence AGAAAGAAAGAAGGGTTGAAGTTTAGACCGCTCACAGTAGTTCTACCTATAGAAAAGATCATGAAAGAGGCGATCAGAATGGTACTCGAATCCATTTACGATCCCGAGTTTCCAGACACATCGCATTTCCGCTCGGGTCAAGGCTGCCACTCGGTCCTAAGACGGATCAAAGAAGAGTGGGGAATCTCTCGCTGGTTTTTAGAATTCGACATCAGGAAGTGTTTTCACACCATCGATCGACATCGACTCATCCAAATTTTGAAGGAAGAGATCGACGATCCCAAGTTCTTTTACTCCATTCATAAAGTCTTTTCCGCCGGACGACTCGTAGGAGTTGAGAGGGGCCCTTACTCCGTCCCACACAGTGTACTACTATCGGCCCTACCAGGCAACATCTACCTACACAAGCTCGATCAGGAGATAGGGAGGATCCGACAGAAGTATGAAATTCCGATTGTTCAGAGAGTCAGATCGGTTCTATTAAGGACAGGTCGTCGTATTGATGACCAAGAAAACCCTGGAGAAGAAGCAAGCTTCAACGCTCCCCAAGACAACAGAGCCATCATTGTGGGGAGCGTTAAGAGCATGCAACGCAAAGCGGCCTTTCATTCCCTTGTTTCGTCGTGGCACACCCCCCCCACAAGCACCCTCCGGCTCAGGGGGGACCAGAAAAGGCCTTTCGTTTTCCCCCCTTCGTCGGCCCTTGCCGTCTTCCTTAACAAGCCCTCGAGCCTTCTTTGCGCCGCCTTCCTCATAGAAGCCGCCGGGTTGACCCCGAAGGCCGAATTCTATGGTGGAGAACGCTGTAATAATAATTGGGCCATGAGAGACCTTCTTAAGTATTGCAAAAGAAAGGGCCTGCTGATAGAGCTGGGCGGGGAGGCGATACTAGTTATCAGGTCAGAGAGAGGCCTGGCCCGTAAGCAGGCCCCCTTAAAAACCCATTACTTAATAAGGATTTGTTACGCGCGATATGCCGACGACTTACTACTGGGAATCGTGGGTGCCGTAGAGCTTCTCATAGAAATACAAAAACGTATCGCCCATTTCCTACAATCCGGCCTGAACCTTTGGGTAGGCTCCGCAGGATCAACAACAATAGCTGCACGGAGTACGGTAGAATTCCTCGGTACGGTCATTCGGGAAGTCCCTCCGAGGACGACTCCCATACAATTTTTGCGAGAGCTGGAAAAGCGTCTACGGGTAAAGCACCGTATCCATATAACTGCTTGCCACCTACGCTCCGCCATCCATTCAAAGTTTAGGAATCTAGGTGATAGTATCCCGATCAAACAGCTGACGAAGGGGATGAGCAAAACAGGGAGTCTACAGGACGGGGTTCAACTAGCGGAGACTCTTGGAACAGCTGGAGTCAGAAGTCCCCAAGTTAGCGTATTATGGGGGACCGTCAAGCACATCCGGCAAGGCGTTCCTCGGGGGATCTCGTTCTTGCATAGCTCAGGTCGGAGCAACGCGTCATCGGACGTTCAACAGGTAGTCTCACGATCGGGCACTCATGCCCGTAAGTTGTCATTGTATACTCCCCCGGGTCGGAAGGCGGCGGGGGAGGGAGGAGGACACTGGGCGGGATCTATCAGCAGCGAATTCCCCGTAAAGATAGAGGCACCTATAAAAAAGATACTCCGAAGGCTTCGGGATCGAGGTATCATTAGCCGAAGAAGACCCTGGCCAATCCACGTGGCCTGCTTGACGAACGTCAGCGACGAAGACATCGTAAATTGGTCCGCGGGCATCGCGATAAGTCCTCTGTCCTACTACAGGTGCCGCGACAACCTTTACCAAGTCCGAACGATTGTCGACCACCAGATTCGCTGGTCTGCAATATTCACCCTAGCCCACAAGCACAAATCCTCGGCGCGGAATATAATCCCCAAGTACTCCAAAGACTCAAATATTGTAAATCAAGAAGGTGGTAAGATCCTTGCAGAGTTCCCCAACAGCATAGAGCTTGGGAAGCTCGGACCCGGTCAAGACCTGAACAAGAAGGAACACTCAACTACTAGTCTAGTCTAG
- the orf115b gene encoding hypothetical protein codes for MCSIFWPCTSHLMDHGLNGHCLKRLCPGDRRPPPTRYISRLWAAITIQEDTRNWKDKQTHPVDCRATSSTTQERDSLKSQGRGWPRGPTWRLGISAGVPRKVATSRPADRRKRIN; via the coding sequence ATGTGTTCAATTTTCTGGCCTTGCACCTCCCATCTAATGGACCATGGACTAAACGGCCACTGCCTGAAACGACTATGTCCAGGGGACCGCCGCCCCCCCCCCACAAGGTACATCTCGCGCCTATGGGCCGCTATAACTATCCAAGAAGACACTCGAAACTGGAAGGATAAACAAACCCACCCGGTGGACTGCCGAGCTACAAGTTCCACGACTCAGGAGCGGGATTCTCTAAAAAGCCAAGGTCGCGGGTGGCCAAGAGGGCCCACTTGGAGACTTGGGATCTCAGCAGGCGTTCCTCGGAAGGTTGCAACAAGCCGGCCGGCCGATAGGCGAAAGAGAATCAACTAG
- the orf104 gene encoding hypothetical protein has translation MGILRLGPLYLTNNFIFLCLLKQLFSLCLINSCGNASFVRFPFLGCVCITGCFLDTSIVAWKCCFLPDSCIPESNYDLLSCCSSFPFFFVGGLRRARIPYVSLR, from the coding sequence ATGGGAATATTGCGCTTGGGTCCCCTTTACCTAACCAACAACTTCATCTTCCTGTGTCTGCTCAAACAGTTGTTTTCGCTTTGCTTGATTAATAGTTGTGGGAATGCGTCCTTTGTCCGCTTCCCTTTCCTTGGTTGTGTCTGTATTACGGGCTGCTTTCTCGATACTTCTATTGTTGCGTGGAAGTGCTGCTTTCTTCCTGATAGTTGTATCCCCGAATCCAACTATGATTTGCTGAGCTGTTGCAGCTCCTTTCCTTTCTTCTTTGTGGGCGGACTGAGAAGGGCCCGTATACCGTACGTATCCCTCCGGTGA